In the Gossypium raimondii isolate GPD5lz chromosome 9, ASM2569854v1, whole genome shotgun sequence genome, one interval contains:
- the LOC105799400 gene encoding calcium-dependent protein kinase 7: MGNCCATPGSPVEKNKKGQKKNKANPFYGDEYAVSNGSATTFKLRVLKQLTGQDISSQYDLGRELGRGEFGVTYLCTDVNTGEKYACKSISKKKLRTAVDIEDVRREVEIMKHLPKHTNIVTLKDTYEDDDAVHIVMELCEGGELFDRIVARGHYTERAAAVVMRTIVEVVQMCHKHGVMHRDLKPENFLFGNKKENAPLKAIDFGLSVFFKPGERFNEIVGSPYYMAPEVLKRNYGPEVDVWSAGVILYILLCGVPPFWAETEQGVAQAIIRSVIDFKRDPWPKVSDNAKDLVKKMLNPDPKQRLTAQEVLEHPWLQNAKKAPNVPLGETVKARLKQFSVMNKLKKRALRVIAEHLSVEEVAGIKEAFDVMDTGKRGKINLEELRMGLQKLGQQIPDADLQILVEAADVDGDGTLNYGEFVAVSVHLRKMANDEHLHKAFAFFDLNQSGFLEIEDLRDSLNDEVDTSEEVINAIMLDVDTDKDGRISYEEFVAMMKAGTDWRKASRQYSRERFNSLSLKLMRDGSLQLGN; this comes from the exons ATGGGAAATTGCTGTGCGACCCCTGGTTCTCCTGTTGAGAAGAACAAGAAAGGgcaaaaaaagaacaaagcGAACCCATTTTATGGAGATGAATATGCTGTCTCCAATGGATCTGCTACTACCTTCAAACTAAGGGTTTTGAAGCAACTCACTGGTCAAGATATTTCATCTCAATATGATCTGGGTCGTGAGCTGGGGCGTGGCGAATTCGGGGTAACATATCTGTGCACCGATGTGAACACAGGTGAGAAATATGCTTGTAAATCGATATCCAAGAAGAAACTCAGGACTGCTGTGGATATTGAGGATGTGAGGAGGGAGGTAGAGATTATGAAGCATTTGCCCAAGCATACTAATATCGTGACATTGAAGGATACTTATGAGGATGATGATGCTGTTCATATTGTAATGGAACTGTGTGAAGGAGGAGAGTTGTTTGACAGGATTGTTGCAAGGGGACACTACACTGAACGAGCTGCTGCAGTGGTTATGAGGACGATTGTCGAAGTTGTTCAG ATGTGTCATAAACATGGAGTAATGCATCGTGATCTCAAACCAGAGAATTTTCTGTTTGGAAATAAGAAGGAAAATGCGCCATTGAAGGCAATTGATTTTGGGTTGTCAGTCTTCTTTAAACCTG GTGAACGATTCAATGAGATTGTGGGAAGCCCATATTACATGGCTCCAGAGGTTCTTAAACGTAATTATGGCCCAGAGGTTGATGTCTGGAGTGCTGGAGTTATCCTCTATATTTTACTTTGTGGTGTGCCACCATTCTGGGCAG AGACTGAGCAGGGGGTGGCACAAGCAATTATTCGCTCTGTTATTGACTTTAAGAGGGATCCATGGCCTAAGGTTTCAGACAATGCAAAGGACCTTGTAAAGAAAATGCTTAATCCTGATCCAAAGCAGCGTCTTACAGCACAGGAAGTGCTTG AACATCCATGGCTACAAAATGCCAAGAAAGCACCCAATGTTCCATTGGGTGAGACTGTGAAAGCTAGGCTCAAACAATTTTCTGTAATGAACAAGCTGAAGAAGAGAGCACTAAGG GTGATTGCTGAGCATTTGTCAGTTGAGGAAGTAGCTGGCATAAAAGAGGCTTTTGACGTTATGGACACTGGAAAACGAGGTAAAATAAACCTTGAGGAGCTTCGGATGGGGTTGCAAAAGCTTGGCCAACAGATTCCTGATGCAGATTTGCAGATCCTAGTGGAAGCT GCTGATGTTGATGGTGATGGAACTCTGAATTATGGAGAGTTTGTAGCAGTTTCAGTTCACCTCAGGAAAATGGCGAACGATGAGCACTTGCACAAAGCTTTTGCCTTCTTTGATCTAAATCAAAGTGGTTTCTTAGAGATAGAAGATCTGCGAGATTCCTTAAACGATGAAGTTGATACCAGTGAGGAAGTTATCAATGCCATTATGCTTGATGTTGATACTGACAAG GATGGGCGCATAAGTTACGAGGAGTTTGTTGCAATGATGAAAGCTGGTACTGATTGGAGAAAAGCATCCAGACAATATTCACGAGAAAGATTCAACAGTCTAAGCTTGAAGTTGATGAGAGATGGTTCATTGCAATTAGGCAATTGA
- the LOC105799399 gene encoding photosystem II 5 kDa protein, chloroplastic — MASMSMTASLLPSSSSSLTRLPSRAARRGAIVAKATSADQGDKASLEIMKQEGSNGRRELIFAAAAAAACSVANVAMGEEEPKRGTAEAKKKYAPVCVTMPTARICRN, encoded by the coding sequence ATGGCTTCAATGAGCATGACAGCCTCTCTCCTTCCGAGCTCAAGCTCCAGTTTGACTAGACTTCCTTCAAGAGCTGCTCGCAGAGGTGCGATTGTGGCCAAGGCGACCAGCGCCGACCAAGGAGACAAGGCCAGCTTGGAAATAATGAAGCAAGAGGGCAGCAATGGGAGGAGGGAATTGATCTTTGCCGCTGCTGCCGCTGCCGCATGCTCTGTTGCAAATGTTGCGATGGGCGAAGAAGAGCCTAAACGTGGGACGGCTGAAGCTAAGAAAAAATATGCTCCTGTTTGTGTCACAATGCCTACTGCTAGAATCTGTCGGAACTGA
- the LOC105799398 gene encoding 40S ribosomal protein S2-4, which produces MAERGGGERGAFRRGFGGRSDRGPRGRRRGRREEEEKWVPVTKLGRLVKTGKITSLEQIYLHSLPIKEYQIIDQLVGPSLKDEVMKITPVQKQTRAGQRTRFKAFVVVGDGNGHVGLGVKCSKEVATAIRGAIILAKLSVIPVRRGYWGNKIGKPHTVPCKVTGKCGSVTVRMVPAPRGAGIVAARVPKKVLQFAGIDDVFTSSRGSTKTLGNFVKATFECLLKTYGFLTPDFWKETRFTRSPFQEYTDLLGKPAKTLVLEDAERVDV; this is translated from the exons ATGGCAGAAAGAGGCGGAGGAGAGCGTGGAGCTTTCAGGCGTGGCTTTGGTGGAAGATCCGACCGTGGCCCAAGAGGAAGGCGTCGTGGCCGCAGAgaggaagaagagaaatggGTGCCCGTAACTAAGCTTGGGCGTTTGGTCAAAACCGGAAAAATCACGTCCCTTGAGCAAATCTACCTCCACTCCCTCCCCATCAAAGAGTACCAAATCATCGACCAACTCGTTGGCCCTTCATTGAAAGATGAGGTCATGAAGATCACTCCAGTCCAGAAACAAACCCGTGCCGGGCAGCGTACCCGTTTCAAGGCCTTCGTCGTCGTTGGCGACGGAAATGGGCACGTCGGCTTGGGAGTTAAGTGTAGCAAAGAAGTCGCAACGGCTATAAGAGGGGCCATAATATTGGCGAAATTGTCGGTTATACCGGTGAGGAGAGGGTATTGGGGGAATAAGATTGGAAAACCTCACACAGTGCCCTGCAAAGTTACTGGGAAATGTGGGTCTGTCACTGTTAGGATGGTGCCCGCTCCGAGAGGTGCCGGTATTGTGGCTGCTAGGGTGCCCAAGAAGGTGCTCCAGTTCGCTGGAATTGACGATGTTTTTACTTCTTCTAGGGGTTCTACTAAGACGCTTGGTAACTTCGTTAAG GCCACCTTTGAGTGTCTATTGAAAACGTACGGCTTCTTGACTCCTGATTTCTGGAAGGAGACTCGTTTCACAAGGTCTCCTTTCCAGGAGTATACTGATCTGTTGGGAAAGCCAGCGAAGACTCTTGTTCTTGAAGATGCAGAGAGGGTGGATGTGTGA